The genomic segment GGTTTTATTCCAGCGAAGTAACACAGTAGCTGAAGGGAAACCAGGCTAGAAGGAGAGTGAACCACGTAGAGCAGGCAGCTAAAGAAGGGGAAGAAGTGGGAGTGGGAGCCAAGGGCTGAGCTCCAGGGAAAGAGGGGTGGCCAGCAGGGATGCCAAGCCAGTAAGGAGACAGGGGAAGGAGAAACCAGAGGAAGTTATGACACAAAGGTGCATTTGGGagtctgttttttcccccaggaggGCTAACTCTATGGTGAGTAGTTACTGATGTTTCCAGAGCTGGGGACTTGGGACTGACCAAGGGGAGAGAGTTCAGGGGATACTAcatgtgaaaaacaccaatcacttgtttttaaaattttaaaagtctaatagtaataaaatggttataaaaatagtaatataattagagtaataataatttggacaatttgaattaggacaatatgagacaatagaaacaaagaattATGGatgtctgggtacctttttctgggcaacatAAGCCCGAGAAAGGACAcccgttaacagaggattaacccttaaaaacaataacctgttgcatattcatacacctcatacatgatgcataaattccattcaaacacaggattctgtctggtcagcgtcagcttcttcctctgaatcctaatgCTCCttcaaggcaggaagaagtttgtttcttctgataagagggcaataaattctttctctctgaaagactcaggtgtcctgtggctgctatcttgctgcgagtcctttctttaaaaaaagtatcctacatagcatcgtttctattttaacactttttataacccaaaactatatttaacacactacttaagagaattaacacagcattactttctaacacaacacatataatattcattttaatatttgcgaaaagccaatcataaaacaCGCATTTTTCACACTACTTGTTTAAAAGTTACACACTTTTAAACAAgcagtgttttttttaaaaacaaaaagttacAGACTTTTGTAAAGCAGGACCACTGTGAGGGATCCAGTTCTGTAACAAGGTGCTTGTTCCACCCTGACATTCCCGCTCACCTGCGCACGCTGGCGATGGTCTCGCGGTTTTTGAAGCGGCTGAAGCGCGCTGTGTAGTTCAGGGTTTTCATGAACACTtctgacagctcctgctcatCCTCCGCGCTCTCGTTCTGCTGCTTGCGGTGCTCCAGCAGCATGTGCACCTCGGAATTCAGCAGAGTTTCCGCAGTTTCAAATTCTGCAGGGTGAATGAGGGAATGGCAGCACGGAAAAGGGGGTTTGGAAAGGGGAATTGCACAAGTTTGGTGTGTAATTTAGATCTGGGTAATAAAGAAGTGAAAATGTCTTTCATGGCAGTTGTGTGAGCTCTTTCACCAATGACTGGGCAGCATTTCATACTGAAAATGCTGATAAAAACTACACTTGGAATGACAGCCCAAGGTGTTTGTCTTTTTGACCATATATTTTACACTTACAGCCCTAACATTCagattttttcatatttgcagTATGTTTTCTTCACCGATTTTGGCAGAAGTAATGCATGActtgatacagaaaaaaatatttagaactCTAAAACTCCACAAAATTCAGAAGTGATGCCACAGTCTTCAGAAGTCTCTGAGCTCTTGAAGTAAATATGAATGctgttgaatatttttaaaaggcttcaTTTACTTGAAAAGTTAATTGACTTACTGAAATTttattatcagaaaaaaaaaatttaaccaATCTTAAAAATTCTCCCCCTCCCTTTAGCCAACTTTGTATTCATCCATCATCACCATAATCACTGTATGTATTCCAATTACAAGAACATCTTTCAACATCACAGTATGAGCTGTTCAAAGCAACAGGGTCAGAAGCTGCATCCCAGAGTGCCCAACAGCACTGTTTTATACGAGCAGATACAGGGATTGCTAGAAAGGGGCTGGCAACTCTTATTTTGCACTGAGCAGTAAATCAGCTTGGGCTGAACATGAGATTTTAGCattaaaaagcctgaaaaaataGTCTTTCAGAATTTCCCTATTGTTCATAAATCAACAATGCAGCAATGCAGCATGGTGTCCATTtctcccccctcctttttttttcagggtgaCTGTGAGGTGTAAACACATTTCTAGAAtttatattgaaattattttctgaaaaaaaaaatacacagacaaTAAATGTCCCTAGTTACCAACTCTGGATCTGGACAGCTGATTTCCTAACTGTAGCAGTATTCACAGATTTCCAAAACTgcttaggttggaagggaccttacagcccatccagttccacccctgccatgggcaggacaccttccactgtcccaggtgctccaagccctgtccagcctggccttgggcactgccagggatccaggggcagccacagctgctctgggcaccctgtgccagggcctcaccacctgCTGTCACAGGGAAGAACTCCTGTGTCAACAAACATCACTGAAAAAGCTTATATAAAAAAACCAATAACCTTTTCACTATAATCTGacaggcctttttttttttttttaaatacccgACACACACGCAGCGGCCCACCTAAGAACCACCATATCCTAAAAATCACGAGATCCTTAAATATATACAAATCATTTATTATCCTGATTTTTAACACTCGGGGGCTTAGTAGCTGCTGGAGGGGCGGTGAGCAGCGCTCCGGTCCAAGGAGCCGCTCGGCGAGGCTCGCACCCTCACAGGCGGCCGCTGCCGGCCCCCAGCCACCACCCGACCCCCGAGCCCGGGCTCCTCGCCGCCTCGCTCGCACCTTTGGGGAAGACGAGCTGCGAGGCGTCCTCCTCCACGTCTGCCGTCCGCGGGTCGCTGCCGCCCGCCGCCATCACCGGAAAGCCACGGCGGAAAGGGCGGCCCCGCCTCACGGGAGGGCGGGCGGCTCTCTGGGCGGGGAAGGGAACGGCTCTGCCCGGGTGAAGGCTGAGGGCACTGCCCGGGTGAGGGGCAGGAACGGCTCTGCCCGGGTGAAGGCTGAGGGCACTGCCCGGGTGAGGGGCAGGAACGGCTCTGCCCGGGTGAGGGCTGAGGGCACTGCCCGGGTGAGGGGCAGGAACGGCTCTGCGCGGGCGAGGGGCAAGAACGGCTCTGCCCGAGCGAGGGCTGAGGGCTCTGCCCCGAGTGAGGGGAGGGAACGGCACTGCTCCGGGTGAGGGCTGACGGCTCTGCCCACCATGAGGGCTGAAGGCACTGCCCGGGTGAGGGGCGGGAACGGCTCAGCCCGGATGATGggctgagggctctgctccGGATGATGGGCTGAGGGCTCTGCCCCGGGTGATGGGCtgagggctctgccctgggtgaGGGGCGGGAATGACTCTCCCCGGATGAggggctgagggctctgccCGGGTGAGGGCTGAGGGCTCTGCCCACCATGAGGGCTGAGGGCGCggctccttctccctctctctgaaGGGCAGGGGGCCGGTTCTACCCTGAGCGCTGCTGAGGATAAAAGAGCTCGGTTGCCGCTGTGGGGCACTGAGGGGAAACAGCGGGAGCAGGAAGGCTGAGTGCTCTCCCAACAAAACAGCTCTCAGAAGTGTGTTTGAGCTCGTTTAGTAATTAGCTGCTTTTAGAGAGGGAAAGCAGTGGGATGCTGAACGTGTTATGTATGAACAGAGCTGTCACAAATAGCTGTGACAGACCAAGACACTGCAAGTCCCTAccaggagggtgtagccaggtgggggtcggCCTCTTCTCACAGGCGACAGGACGAGAGGACACGGTATTAAGATGggccaggggaagtttagacTGAATATCACAAAggatttcttcactgaaagggtggttgGACATTGGagtgggctgcccagggaggtgctggggtcactgtccctggaggcatttaaggaaagactggaggTGGccctcagtgccatggtctggttgacatggtggtgttcgctcaaaggttggactcgatgatctcagaagtcttttccaaaataatcaATTCTGTGATCGTGAAGCCAAAGTCTTACAAGGCACGAACCAGGGCCCGAGAGCAGGAgtgtggggacactgagggaaaCAGCACTTGTCCTTCACATAAGCGAACTCTTCTGCTCTGTCCTTTAGGAATTTACCAAAGAGCTCAAAGCTGCACTGGTGCCCCTTACCAGACTGTACAGCAGCATCCATCTGCCCAAGAGCACCTGAGGACACTGAGGCATCAGAAGCATCTTCATTCACAGCAGTGGATCAGGCAGCTACAACCAGCTCCATTTCACTACCAGAACATTCTCCAGCTGGACAGCAAACCCTAACCTTAGGAAAACCTTGACTGTGCCAGAATTTCTATCTAGCTCACTGTGATTAATAGACCTTGGACTGTAAGGAGGGAATATTGATATCACAAATAACACACTTCATAAGGAAGGTTAATTTTCAGACTATCCAGAAGCAATCTACAGACCCCTAAAAGTCGTAGGCGGGCTGAAAATTAAGATAATTCTCCCAACACTGCCAGCTAAATAACTTATGGAGCAGTGTTTTCCCTAGGGAGATCACATGTAAGTGCCTAACCTAAGACTCTTAAAGTAATCATCTTATCAGCCCGTACTATGTCATCCTGTGCCctaaagaaagacaaaaatagacTGTTGAAGGATTTATGTTGAAAACACTCCTGTTCTCATAAACTTGTATCTGAGCCTAGGTGAATGGTTTCCTGCATGCTGGGAAaaagaatgaattaaaaatgaattagAAGAATATGAAGAGATCaaataatagattttttaatatttgttatCTGGATAATGAGCATAGGAAAGAAATGGATTGGAAAGTAATTTGCTAAGTGATACAAGCAGAAAGACATTCAGGAAGATGGAATGGAAATATCTTGGGGAACATCTGGCAAATTAAACAATTTCAATTAGGCTTAcgagaaaagaaaaaaatccatgccAGATTGAGGAGAGAAGCATTTAAAATCAGTTGGAATCCTGATGGCTTCTCAAATAACCTGTCAGCTCAGAACATTGTGATTCTCAGAGCAGCAGGTAGCTCACAGAAGTTTAGGTTgttaatttccctttttgtttttccccaaggATCCATTCTACTAAAGTATACAAACCCAAGATTTTACAGGTACAGTTAAAGAGGCTATCATGAAAGATTAAATTTATTGTCACT from the Camarhynchus parvulus chromosome 9, STF_HiC, whole genome shotgun sequence genome contains:
- the POLR2D gene encoding DNA-directed RNA polymerase II subunit RPB4, coding for MAAGGSDPRTADVEEDASQLVFPKEFETAETLLNSEVHMLLEHRKQQNESAEDEQELSEVFMKTLNYTARFSRFKNRETIASVRSLLLQKKLHKFELACLANLCPETAEEAKALIPSLEGRFEDEELQQILDDIQTKRSFQY